In a genomic window of Coregonus clupeaformis isolate EN_2021a chromosome 27, ASM2061545v1, whole genome shotgun sequence:
- the LOC121541201 gene encoding claudin-7-B, producing MANSGLQILGFALALLGLIGLIIGTILPQWKMSAYVGDNIITAVSMYQGLWMSCAFQSTGQIQCKVYDSILQLDSALQATRALMIVGIIVTVAGLGVATMGMKCTNCGGDDKNKKSRIAMTGGIVLLIGSLCATIACSWYANNIIKEFYNPFAPVNSKYEFGSAIFIAWAGAFLDIIGGGMLAASCPKGKPKAKYPIASTRPPSSSKEYV from the exons ATGGCCAACTCGGGACTCCAGATTTTGGGGTTTGCCCTGGCGCTACTAGGTCTGATCGGGTTAATTATCGGCACAATCCTGCCACAGTGGAAAATGTCCGCCTATGTCGGGGACAACATCATCACAGCGGTGTCTATGTACCAGGGATTATGGATGTCTTGTGCATTTCAGAGCACCGGCCAGATCCAATGCAAAGTCTACGACTCAATTCTGCAACTTGACA GTGCACTCCAGGCAACACGTGCCCTTATGATTGTGGGCATCATTGTGACCGTGGCTGGACTGGGTGTGGCCACCATGGGAATGAAGTGCACCAACTGTGGAGGAGATGACAAAAACAAGAAGTCTCGCATCGCCATGACCGGAGGCATCGTCCTGCTGATTGGAT CTCTGTGTGCAACTATCGCCTGCTCGTGGTATGCTAACAACATCATCAAGGAGTTCTACAACCCATTTGCCCCCGTCAACTCCAA GTATGAGTTTGGTTCAGCCATCTTCATTGCCTGGGCTGGAGCATTCCTGGACATAATTGGCGGTGGCATGCTCGCAGCATCCTGCCCCAAGGGCAAACCTAAGGCCAAATACCCCATTGCCTCTACCCGTCCCCCCAGCAGCAGCAAGGAGTACGTCTGA